A single genomic interval of Sphingopyxis sp. CCNWLW2 harbors:
- the hisF gene encoding imidazole glycerol phosphate synthase subunit HisF, with product MTVRVRVIPCLDVADGRVVKGVNFVDLRDAGDPVEAARAYDAAGADELCFLDISASHQGRGTLLDMVSRTAEVCFMPLTVGGGVRSADDARALLLAGADKVAVNSAAVARPELVADIADRFGSQCAVGSIDARRVEDGRWEIFTHGGRKSTGIDALEHAVRLAELGAGELLVTSMDRDGTKDGYDLTLTRAIADAVSVPVIASGGVGNLDHLVAGVIQGGASAVLAASIFHFGEATVAEAHARLAAAGLPVRAH from the coding sequence GTGACCGTCCGCGTCCGCGTCATTCCCTGCCTCGACGTCGCCGACGGACGCGTCGTGAAGGGGGTCAATTTCGTCGACCTGCGCGATGCGGGCGACCCGGTCGAGGCCGCACGTGCCTATGACGCTGCGGGCGCCGACGAGCTTTGCTTCCTCGACATCAGCGCCAGCCATCAGGGGCGCGGCACCTTGCTCGACATGGTCAGCCGCACTGCCGAAGTTTGTTTCATGCCGCTCACCGTCGGCGGCGGGGTGCGCAGCGCCGACGATGCGCGCGCGCTGCTGCTCGCGGGCGCCGACAAGGTCGCGGTGAACAGCGCCGCGGTCGCGCGGCCCGAGCTCGTCGCCGACATCGCCGACCGTTTTGGCAGCCAATGCGCGGTCGGCAGCATCGATGCGCGCCGCGTCGAAGACGGCCGCTGGGAAATCTTCACCCACGGCGGGCGCAAGTCGACCGGCATCGACGCGCTGGAACATGCTGTCCGGCTTGCCGAACTCGGCGCGGGCGAATTGCTCGTCACTTCGATGGACCGCGACGGCACCAAGGACGGTTACGACCTGACGCTCACGCGCGCGATCGCCGATGCGGTCAGCGTACCGGTGATTGCATCGGGCGGTGTCGGCAATCTCGACCATCTCGTCGCCGGCGTGATCCAGGGCGGCGCGAGCGCGGTGCTCGCCGCGAGCATCTTTCATTTCGGCGAAGCGACCGTCGCCGAAGCGCACGCGCGGCTCGCCGCCGCCGGATTGCCCGTTCGCGCACATTAA
- the hisA gene encoding 1-(5-phosphoribosyl)-5-[(5-phosphoribosylamino)methylideneamino]imidazole-4-carboxamide isomerase → MAALTIFPAIDLKRGQVVRLAEGDMARATVYGDDPAAQARLFAEAGASHLHVVDLDGAFAGESVNGAAVESIIAAFSGKVQVGGGIRDRASVDRWLALGVERVIIGTAALKDPEFVKTAARDLPGRIVVGVDARDGMVATEGWADVSDVRVEDLARRFEDAGVAALLFTDVGRDGLLKGCNVEATVALAQAVAIPVIASGGVADINDIHALRPHVADGIEGVITGRALYDGRLDLAEAIAAGNSPPAGGRG, encoded by the coding sequence GTGGCGGCCCTGACCATCTTCCCCGCGATCGATCTCAAGCGCGGACAGGTCGTGCGGCTCGCCGAGGGCGATATGGCGCGCGCAACCGTCTATGGCGACGATCCCGCCGCGCAGGCGCGGCTGTTCGCCGAGGCAGGGGCATCGCACCTGCATGTCGTCGATCTCGACGGCGCCTTTGCGGGCGAAAGCGTCAACGGCGCGGCGGTCGAAAGCATCATCGCGGCCTTTTCGGGCAAGGTGCAGGTTGGCGGAGGCATCCGTGATCGCGCCAGCGTCGACCGCTGGCTCGCGCTCGGCGTCGAGCGGGTGATTATCGGCACGGCGGCGCTGAAGGATCCCGAATTCGTCAAAACCGCCGCGCGCGATTTGCCGGGCCGCATCGTCGTCGGCGTCGACGCGCGCGACGGCATGGTCGCGACCGAGGGCTGGGCCGATGTCTCGGACGTGCGCGTCGAGGATCTCGCGCGCCGCTTCGAGGATGCCGGCGTCGCGGCGCTGCTCTTCACCGATGTCGGGCGCGACGGGCTGCTCAAGGGCTGCAATGTCGAAGCGACCGTCGCGCTGGCGCAGGCGGTCGCCATCCCCGTGATCGCGTCGGGCGGGGTTGCCGATATAAACGACATCCATGCGCTGCGCCCGCATGTCGCCGATGGCATCGAAGGCGTGATCACCGGCCGCGCGCTCTACGACGGCCGGCTCGACCTCGCCGAAGCGATCGCGGCGGGAAATTCCCCTCCCGCTGGCGGGAGGGGTTAG
- the hisH gene encoding imidazole glycerol phosphate synthase subunit HisH: MSIIALIDYGAGNLRSVHNALVAAGAENVAVTADPDVVAKADRIVLPGVGAFAACMNGLSAIDGLVAAMEQRVRGEGAPFLGICVGMQLLADAGEEHGRHEGLGWITGTVRAFDPAPGLRIPHMGWNDVVPSFAHPVIAAGEAYYLHGYHFTDAVDVAATSNHGGPFVAAVAKDNIVGVQYHPEKSQAYGLATLERFLKWRP, from the coding sequence ATGAGTATCATTGCCCTGATCGACTATGGCGCGGGCAATCTTCGCTCGGTGCATAATGCGCTCGTCGCGGCGGGCGCGGAGAATGTCGCCGTCACGGCCGATCCCGACGTCGTCGCGAAGGCCGACCGCATCGTGCTGCCCGGCGTCGGGGCGTTCGCCGCTTGCATGAACGGACTGTCGGCGATCGACGGGCTAGTCGCCGCCATGGAGCAGCGCGTACGCGGCGAGGGCGCCCCCTTCCTCGGCATCTGCGTCGGCATGCAATTGCTCGCCGATGCGGGCGAGGAGCATGGGCGGCACGAAGGGCTCGGATGGATTACCGGCACGGTGCGTGCGTTCGATCCGGCGCCCGGCCTCCGCATCCCGCACATGGGCTGGAACGACGTCGTGCCCAGCTTCGCGCATCCGGTGATCGCCGCGGGCGAGGCCTATTATCTCCACGGCTATCATTTCACCGACGCGGTCGATGTCGCCGCGACCAGTAACCATGGCGGGCCGTTCGTCGCCGCGGTGGCGAAAGACAATATCGTCGGCGTTCAATATCATCCCGAAAAAAGCCAGGCCTATGGCCTCGCGACGCTCGAAAGGTTCCTGAAGTGGCGGCCCTGA
- the hisB gene encoding imidazoleglycerol-phosphate dehydratase HisB: MRTATVQRTTKETDIAIAVNLDGTGEYSVSTGIGFLDHMVEQLSRHSLIDISMQVKGDLHIDQHHTVEDSALALGEAVAKALGDKRGIARYGEAHAPMDETLTRCVLDISGRPHCVYKSAFSQPRLGEMDTEMFPHWFHSFAQAAGITLHIEMLYGENNHHIAESMYKALARALRQAVEIDPRKGDAIPSTKGVL, encoded by the coding sequence ATGCGTACCGCCACCGTCCAGCGCACGACCAAGGAAACGGATATCGCGATCGCCGTCAATCTCGACGGAACGGGCGAATATTCGGTGTCCACCGGTATCGGTTTCCTCGACCATATGGTCGAGCAATTGTCGCGCCATTCGCTGATCGACATCTCGATGCAGGTGAAGGGCGACCTTCATATCGACCAGCACCACACCGTCGAGGATTCGGCGCTCGCGCTCGGCGAAGCGGTGGCCAAGGCGCTCGGCGACAAGCGCGGTATCGCGCGCTATGGCGAGGCGCACGCGCCGATGGACGAGACGCTGACGCGCTGCGTGCTCGACATTTCGGGGCGCCCGCATTGCGTTTACAAGTCGGCCTTCTCGCAGCCGCGGCTCGGCGAGATGGACACCGAGATGTTCCCGCACTGGTTTCACAGCTTCGCGCAGGCGGCGGGGATCACGCTGCACATCGAGATGCTGTACGGCGAGAACAACCATCACATCGCCGAAAGCATGTACAAGGCTCTTGCCAGAGCGCTGCGCCAGGCGGTGGAAATCGACCCGCGCAAGGGCGATGCGATCCCTAGCACGAAGGGCGTCCTGTAG